The Effusibacillus pohliae DSM 22757 nucleotide sequence GATCCCGAATTTTTAAAAGAACACTTTCTCCCCTATGTGGTCATGCTGCATTTGGGAACTGCATTCGCTCTGCTGATCTTTTTCCGACACGAGTGGATCGGCATCATCCGTTCTCTATTCCGCGGGGGCGAAAGGGGGGGCCGCCGTTTGCTCGCCCTAATTCTTGTGGCGACAGTTCCAGCCGGCTTGATCGGGGTCGTGTTTGAAAAGCCGCTGCGCCATATATTTAGCAATGTGACCAGTGCGGCTGTTTTTCTGATTTTGAACGGTTTGTTTCTCCATTTTGGCGAGAAGCTTCGAAACCGAGGGACGAAGGAGATCCATCATCTCACGTATGGACAGGCAATCGTTGTCGGATTGTTCCAATCGCTAGCATTGATTCCGGGGTTCTCACGTTCGGGGGCCAGTATGGTCGCAGGGTTCTGGATGGGTTTGAAACATGAAGCAGCTGCCCGTTTTTCCATGTTGTTGGCCACTCCGATCATCCTCGGGGCGAGTGTGCTGGAGATTCCCAAGTTGGTCAGATCGGGGGTTTACGGGTTACTGCAGACCTCGTTGATCGGCGGGATTTTGGCGGGCGTGTTCGCGTATGTGAGCGTTTGGATTTTGATGCGCTGGTTTAAAAAGCACGAGATCGATGCTATGCGTCCGTTCGCTTTCTATTGCTGGGCTGTCGGGGGCGTGATCTTGTTTACTCGGTTGCTGTAGGAGAAGAAAAAACGATTGATTGTACGGTGTCACGTTTACTGTAATCTCCCTGATTGGAAAGAGTTGACCTTATCTGCTTTTTTCTCGATCTCACGTATCCCACGAAGATTTTTCACGAACGTTTTTCTTGATGGATGTCTTTACCTTTCGATCGAGTTGGACGACCGGTTTGTCAATATCTTTGTAAGGCACATCAGGCAAAAGTTTCTACATCGCCATGCGTATCGACCGTTGACCATCACTGACAATCCCAATGAGAGACTCGGACCCCACACAGTCTCTTGCAAATCAGCCGGTGGCTGCTCGCACTGCTTTGGAAAGGCAGTGAGGAATGGGTTAGAAGAATCCTGAGTAAACCGAAACGAACCTCACGAGGGCGGCAGAAAAAACGATACGTCGTCAAGTAGTCGTCGGTGTGCTCAGTTAATAACAGGATTTATTTGCCAAATGGGCAGAGGCGTACCTTTTGTTGGTTGTTCTCTCGTTTCGGAAAATCCTTCACAAGTTTCGTTCAGAATCTTTATCTTTAGTAAACATACCGTTGACGTTTTAATGAAACGCTAGTGATTTTTTACACAACTTTAATACTGCCTTAATAAAACGATGTTACTATAAAATCGACAAGTAGATACGATCCGTGGTGGAGACTATGGAGAACCCTTTAATGGTAATGTCAATAACTATTTTGGTTTTTGGCATGTCTGTGAAGGGTTTTTTTCTTTTTAAAAAAGGGGATAATTCAGTTGAATATCGATCAATTTTACGAGAGGATCATCAATATCAAAAAAATTGCTTCTGTGAAAGAGTCCAAGTATATCGAAAAGGCTTTGCAGGCTGAACTTAGCGCCGTTGTTCTTTCTATTGGGAACATCGCTGTTATAAAGCGATATGTGGATTTGTTTAAGTCTAATAATTTGCCTGTTTTTCTGCATATCGAGAGGCTGGGAGGAATTAGCCACGACCGGGAAGGAATCGATTTTTTGGCTCATTATGTGAAACCGACCGGCATTGTAAGCACTCGCAACAGTCTGATTAAGCAAGCAAAAAATCAAGGGCTTCTTACGATTCAACGTGTGTTTTTGGTCGACAGT carries:
- a CDS encoding undecaprenyl-diphosphate phosphatase — translated: MDLFQTLIFAIIQGVTELFPISSVAHGVLTPYVFQWNLDPEFLKEHFLPYVVMLHLGTAFALLIFFRHEWIGIIRSLFRGGERGGRRLLALILVATVPAGLIGVVFEKPLRHIFSNVTSAAVFLILNGLFLHFGEKLRNRGTKEIHHLTYGQAIVVGLFQSLALIPGFSRSGASMVAGFWMGLKHEAAARFSMLLATPIILGASVLEIPKLVRSGVYGLLQTSLIGGILAGVFAYVSVWILMRWFKKHEIDAMRPFAFYCWAVGGVILFTRLL
- a CDS encoding glycerol-3-phosphate responsive antiterminator, whose product is MNIDQFYERIINIKKIASVKESKYIEKALQAELSAVVLSIGNIAVIKRYVDLFKSNNLPVFLHIERLGGISHDREGIDFLAHYVKPTGIVSTRNSLIKQAKNQGLLTIQRVFLVDSDALKTGLQSVQETQPDAVELMPGLLTDILEEFKSEVDLPIIAGGLIRNKHQMIQALRYGAVAVSVGNYRLWKETLAGETN